One Cellulomonas sp. NS3 genomic region harbors:
- a CDS encoding peptidoglycan DD-metalloendopeptidase family protein, producing the protein MTELQHARPRRRLVTRAVAAGVAGLLGVLAAVHGSAFADPLSDQRRAAEQKAAENKAARERVAASLEGINAELAQAVLDLQVVEQRLPVAQAELATAEDTLQRTEREAELIAARLVDAEEQETTIGATIAADTERGQKIRVAIGQMAREAYKGGSGTSSMDIVLDAESTEDFIAQYGLVTTALRTQTQALDELRAIEAQNRNSQARLTAVRTRITELKAEADQKVVEADAARDEAAARKAEVEQLIVEQAAKKATIEAQKSAAEAEQARMDAEAAAISAELASIAAQQKAAAEAAAAAARAAGRPAPAPAAPGPVGRGLFQNPTSISPAYVTSEYGMRLHPTLGYVRLHAGIDLRTYCGTPLYAGRSGTVQWAQYRFGFGNQVMIDHGLVNGNSLMSSYNHMTRFVVGGGEQVSAGQLIGYSGNTGTSAACHLHLEVYLDGNTTNPRPLLGM; encoded by the coding sequence ATGACAGAGCTGCAGCACGCGCGTCCCCGGCGTCGCCTCGTGACCCGGGCGGTCGCCGCAGGCGTCGCCGGCCTGCTCGGCGTGCTCGCGGCCGTGCACGGGTCCGCGTTCGCCGACCCGCTCTCGGACCAGCGCCGCGCCGCCGAGCAGAAGGCCGCCGAGAACAAGGCCGCCCGCGAGCGCGTCGCCGCGTCCCTCGAGGGCATCAACGCGGAGCTGGCGCAGGCCGTCCTCGACCTGCAGGTCGTCGAGCAGCGCCTGCCCGTCGCGCAGGCCGAGCTCGCGACCGCGGAGGACACGCTCCAGCGCACCGAGCGCGAGGCCGAGCTCATCGCGGCGCGGCTCGTCGACGCCGAGGAGCAGGAGACGACGATCGGCGCGACCATCGCCGCCGACACCGAGCGCGGGCAGAAGATCCGCGTCGCGATCGGTCAGATGGCCCGCGAGGCGTACAAGGGCGGCAGCGGCACGTCGAGCATGGACATCGTGCTCGACGCCGAGAGCACCGAGGACTTCATCGCGCAGTACGGCCTCGTGACGACCGCGCTGCGCACGCAGACGCAGGCGCTCGACGAGCTGCGCGCGATCGAGGCGCAGAACCGCAACAGCCAGGCTCGCCTCACGGCCGTCCGCACGCGCATCACCGAGCTCAAGGCGGAGGCGGACCAGAAGGTCGTCGAGGCCGACGCCGCACGCGACGAGGCCGCCGCGCGCAAGGCCGAGGTCGAGCAGCTCATCGTCGAGCAGGCCGCCAAGAAGGCGACCATCGAGGCGCAGAAGTCCGCGGCGGAGGCGGAGCAGGCGCGCATGGACGCCGAGGCCGCCGCGATCTCCGCGGAGCTCGCGAGCATCGCCGCGCAGCAGAAGGCCGCCGCCGAGGCCGCCGCGGCTGCGGCCCGCGCCGCCGGGCGGCCTGCACCGGCCCCGGCCGCACCCGGGCCCGTGGGCCGTGGGCTCTTCCAGAACCCGACCTCGATCAGCCCGGCGTACGTCACGTCGGAGTACGGCATGCGCCTGCACCCGACGCTCGGCTACGTGCGCCTGCACGCCGGCATCGACCTGCGGACGTACTGCGGGACACCGCTGTACGCCGGACGTTCCGGGACCGTGCAGTGGGCGCAGTACCGGTTCGGCTTCGGCAACCAGGTGATGATCGACCACGGGCTCGTCAACGGGAACTCGCTCATGTCGAGCTACAACCACATGACGCGGTTCGTCGTCGGCGGCGGGGAGCAGGTGAGCGCGGGCCAGCTCATCGGCTACTCGGGCAACACCGGGACGTCGGCCGCCTGCCACCTGCACCTCGAGGTCTACCTCGACGGCAACACCACGAACCCGCGGCCGCTGCTCGGGATGTGA
- a CDS encoding lytic polysaccharide monooxygenase, with translation MKRFRERCVRAVLVGGVVGALAVPVGLATSAGAHGWVTSPPSRQDHCKTGAAPFDCGQVKYEPQSVEAPKGSMRCSGGNAQFAVLDDASKPWPVTSVGRSVTFQWKLTAAHNTSTWEYFVDGVLHRTFDQGGAQPSATVSHTLTDLPTGRHTVLARWNVSNTAMAFYSCVDLQVGSGTTTPTPTPTTPTPTPTSPTPTPTPTPTDPGTCAATAWSAAAVYTSGARVSYAGRTWQAQWWTQGEAPRATEWGVWRDLGPCATTAVRTAGRAAV, from the coding sequence ATGAAGCGATTCCGCGAACGTTGTGTGCGTGCCGTCCTGGTCGGCGGGGTGGTGGGGGCGCTGGCCGTCCCCGTCGGCCTCGCCACGAGCGCCGGTGCGCACGGCTGGGTGACGTCACCCCCGAGCCGGCAGGACCACTGCAAGACCGGCGCCGCGCCGTTCGACTGCGGTCAGGTGAAGTACGAGCCGCAGAGCGTCGAGGCGCCCAAGGGCTCCATGCGCTGCAGCGGCGGCAACGCCCAGTTCGCCGTCCTCGACGACGCGAGCAAGCCGTGGCCCGTGACGTCCGTCGGGCGCTCGGTGACGTTCCAGTGGAAGCTCACCGCCGCGCACAACACGAGCACGTGGGAGTACTTCGTGGACGGTGTGCTGCACCGCACGTTCGACCAGGGCGGCGCCCAGCCGTCCGCGACGGTCAGCCACACGCTCACCGACCTGCCGACGGGCCGGCACACCGTCCTCGCCCGGTGGAACGTCTCGAACACCGCGATGGCGTTCTACAGCTGCGTCGACCTCCAGGTCGGCAGCGGCACGACGACGCCCACCCCCACCCCGACGACGCCGACCCCCACGCCGACGAGCCCGACGCCCACGCCGACCCCGACGCCCACCGACCCGGGCACGTGCGCCGCGACGGCGTGGTCGGCCGCGGCGGTCTACACGAGCGGCGCACGCGTCTCGTACGCCGGGCGCACCTGGCAGGCGCAGTGGTGGACGCAGGGCGAGGCGCCGCGCGCGACCGAGTGGGGCGTGTGGCGGGACCTCGGACCCTGTGCGACGACGGCCGTGCGCACGGCCGGGCGCGCCGCGGTCTGA
- a CDS encoding FG-GAP-like repeat-containing protein yields the protein MNARTQSAAPTSRIARGVQVGAVALALAAVGIPVAHAVQGPPPTPPVAAATVRLEIGGTHACSGSLVDAFWVVTAASCFTGPAGAPVTAGPPSQATTATIGRADLTATTGQVVAVDHVLPHPGRDLVLARLASPVTAVAPVRVATTPPAVGDALTIAGYGRTSTQIVPDTAHAATFTVSAVATDTLGIQAQSTGATICKGDAGGPALRTTATGALELVAIHHTAYQGGCLGQTTTQQGATETRLDNVRSWLTAGMSNVPLARLTADDWSGDGHADVLGVDVRGTLWYYPHDGNGLSPRTQLGTGWASFRHVVATDFSGDGHADVLGVDADGLMWYYPHNGGALSKRVQIGSGWQGFTHVSADDWNNDGRADVLGVDADGNLWLYVNVNGTLPSKVPLGSGWGSFRHVMAADYSGDGHADVVGVDADGQLWYYPHNGNGLTARVHIGQGWSPFKAVMASDWDRDGRADVLGVDATSRLWVYRNVNGTLPAKLEITGAPQVR from the coding sequence GTGAACGCCCGCACCCAGTCCGCGGCACCGACGAGCCGCATCGCGCGGGGCGTCCAGGTCGGCGCGGTCGCGCTCGCCCTCGCCGCCGTCGGGATCCCCGTCGCCCACGCGGTCCAGGGCCCGCCGCCCACCCCGCCGGTCGCCGCGGCGACGGTCCGGCTCGAGATCGGCGGGACCCACGCGTGCTCGGGGTCGCTGGTGGACGCGTTCTGGGTCGTCACCGCGGCGTCGTGCTTCACCGGCCCGGCCGGCGCGCCGGTGACCGCCGGCCCCCCGTCGCAGGCGACGACGGCCACGATCGGGCGCGCGGACCTGACGGCCACCACGGGCCAGGTCGTGGCGGTCGACCACGTGCTCCCCCACCCCGGCCGCGACCTCGTGCTGGCGCGCCTGGCCTCCCCGGTCACGGCGGTCGCGCCCGTCAGGGTCGCCACCACCCCGCCGGCGGTCGGCGACGCCCTGACGATCGCGGGCTACGGGCGCACGAGCACGCAGATCGTGCCCGACACCGCACACGCGGCGACGTTCACGGTCAGCGCCGTCGCCACGGACACCCTCGGCATCCAGGCGCAGAGCACCGGCGCGACGATCTGCAAGGGCGACGCCGGCGGCCCGGCCCTGCGGACCACCGCCACCGGAGCGCTCGAGCTCGTCGCGATCCACCACACCGCCTACCAGGGCGGCTGCCTCGGGCAGACCACCACGCAGCAGGGCGCCACCGAGACCCGCCTCGACAACGTGCGGAGCTGGCTCACCGCGGGCATGTCGAACGTGCCCCTCGCCCGCCTCACCGCGGACGACTGGAGCGGCGACGGGCACGCCGACGTGCTGGGCGTCGACGTCCGCGGGACCCTCTGGTACTACCCGCACGACGGCAACGGCCTGTCGCCCCGCACCCAGCTCGGGACCGGCTGGGCGTCGTTCCGTCACGTCGTGGCCACCGACTTCAGCGGGGACGGGCACGCGGACGTCCTGGGCGTCGATGCCGACGGGCTGATGTGGTACTACCCGCACAACGGCGGTGCGCTGTCCAAGCGCGTGCAGATCGGGTCGGGCTGGCAGGGCTTCACGCACGTCAGCGCCGACGACTGGAACAACGACGGCAGGGCCGACGTCCTGGGTGTCGACGCCGACGGGAACCTGTGGCTCTACGTCAACGTGAACGGGACCCTGCCGAGCAAGGTGCCGCTCGGCAGCGGCTGGGGCTCGTTCCGGCACGTCATGGCGGCCGACTACAGCGGCGACGGGCACGCCGACGTCGTGGGCGTCGACGCCGACGGCCAGCTCTGGTACTACCCGCACAACGGCAACGGCCTGACCGCCCGGGTGCACATCGGTCAGGGGTGGAGCCCGTTCAAGGCGGTCATGGCCTCGGACTGGGACCGTGACGGCCGTGCCGACGTCCTGGGCGTCGACGCCACGTCACGCCTGTGGGTCTACCGCAACGTGAACGGAACGCTGCCGGCGAAGCTGGAGATCACGGGGGCACCGCAGGTGCGCTGA
- a CDS encoding alpha/beta fold hydrolase yields MGFITVGTENSTDIELYYEDHGTGQPVVLIHGYPLDGHSWEKQTAALLDNGFRVITYDRRGFGKSSKVTTGYDYDTFAADLNTVLETLNLNDVVLVGFSMGTGEVGRYLGTYGSARVAKAAFLASLEPFLLQTDDNPTGVPGSVFEGIREAATKDRHAWFDNFFADFYNLDENLGSRLSEAAVRGSWNVAASSAPIAAYAVVTSWLTDFRADIEKVDVPSLILHGTGDRILPIDATAREFRKRLPEATYVEIEGAPHGLLATHPDEVNEALLAFLAS; encoded by the coding sequence ATGGGCTTCATCACCGTCGGCACCGAGAACTCCACGGACATCGAGCTGTACTACGAGGACCACGGCACCGGTCAGCCGGTCGTGCTCATCCACGGCTACCCCCTCGACGGGCACTCGTGGGAGAAGCAGACCGCGGCGCTCCTCGACAACGGTTTCCGTGTCATCACGTACGACCGCCGCGGCTTCGGGAAGTCGAGCAAGGTCACGACCGGGTACGACTACGACACGTTCGCCGCGGACCTCAACACCGTCCTGGAGACCCTGAACCTCAACGACGTCGTGCTCGTCGGCTTCTCGATGGGCACGGGCGAGGTCGGCCGCTACCTCGGCACCTACGGCTCGGCGCGCGTCGCGAAGGCCGCGTTCCTCGCGTCGCTCGAGCCCTTCCTGCTGCAGACGGACGACAACCCGACGGGCGTCCCCGGCTCGGTGTTCGAGGGCATCCGCGAGGCCGCGACGAAGGACCGCCACGCGTGGTTCGACAACTTCTTCGCCGACTTCTACAACCTCGACGAGAACCTCGGCTCGCGCCTGAGCGAGGCCGCGGTGCGCGGCAGCTGGAACGTCGCCGCGTCGTCCGCCCCGATCGCCGCCTACGCGGTCGTGACGAGCTGGCTCACCGACTTCCGCGCCGACATCGAGAAGGTCGACGTGCCGTCGCTCATCCTGCACGGCACCGGGGACCGCATCCTCCCCATCGACGCGACGGCGCGCGAGTTCCGCAAGCGCCTCCCCGAGGCCACCTACGTCGAGATCGAGGGCGCCCCGCACGGCCTGCTCGCGACGCACCCCGACGAGGTCAACGAGGCACTGCTCGCCTTCCTCGCGAGCTGA
- the ftsX gene encoding permease-like cell division protein FtsX yields the protein MRLQFILSEIGIGLRRNLSMSISVILVTFVSLTFVGAAALLQLQIGAMKGDWYDKVEVSVFLCPRDSPEPTCAAGEVTEEQKAAIQEALDSPDIDPYVEKIYFESKEEAFAAFEKQFSDQWWAAETTVDDMNTSYRIKLADPEKYQVVADVLTGRQGVEEVQDQRALFDKLFLVLNRATLLSAGLAAVMLLAAVLLITTTIRLSAMSRRRETGIMRLVGASNLFIQLPFMLEGAIAATIGAGLAVAGLWVGVKYLVTDWLGASVEWIPYVSTSDVWFVTPFLVAIAIGLAAISSVVTLSRYTRV from the coding sequence GTGAGACTGCAGTTCATCCTCTCCGAGATCGGCATCGGCCTGCGCCGGAACCTGTCGATGTCCATCTCGGTCATCCTCGTGACCTTCGTGTCGCTGACGTTCGTGGGCGCCGCCGCGCTCCTGCAGCTGCAGATCGGCGCGATGAAGGGCGACTGGTACGACAAGGTCGAGGTCTCGGTGTTCCTGTGCCCGCGCGACTCGCCGGAGCCGACGTGCGCCGCCGGTGAGGTCACCGAGGAGCAGAAGGCGGCGATCCAGGAGGCCCTCGACTCCCCGGACATCGACCCGTACGTCGAGAAGATCTACTTCGAGTCGAAGGAGGAGGCGTTCGCGGCGTTCGAGAAGCAGTTCTCGGACCAGTGGTGGGCGGCGGAGACGACCGTCGACGACATGAACACCTCCTACCGGATCAAGCTCGCGGACCCCGAGAAGTACCAGGTCGTCGCGGACGTGCTGACCGGGCGGCAGGGCGTCGAGGAGGTCCAGGACCAGCGCGCGCTGTTCGACAAGCTGTTCCTGGTGCTCAACCGCGCGACGCTGCTCTCGGCCGGCCTCGCCGCGGTCATGCTGCTCGCCGCGGTGCTGCTCATCACGACGACGATCCGCCTCTCGGCGATGAGCCGTCGACGCGAGACCGGGATCATGCGGCTCGTCGGCGCGTCGAACCTGTTCATCCAGCTCCCGTTCATGCTCGAGGGAGCGATCGCCGCGACCATCGGCGCCGGCCTTGCGGTCGCGGGGCTGTGGGTGGGCGTGAAGTATCTGGTCACGGACTGGCTCGGTGCGTCGGTCGAGTGGATCCCGTACGTCTCGACGTCGGACGTCTGGTTCGTGACGCCGTTCCTCGTCGCGATCGCCATCGGCCTGGCCGCGATCTCGTCCGTCGTGACGCTCAGCCGCTACACGAGGGTGTGA
- a CDS encoding DoxX family protein, with protein sequence MAAHRARTHAEPVPPREPWTAQPASTRSLPRTVGRVALGAFLAFAGVSHLTTAREEFQAQVPTWVPLDPDTVVVASGVVEVVLGAALIAVGGRHRAVVGWVVAAFFVAIFPGNISQLVTRTDAFGLDSDTARAVRLLFQPLLVVWALWSTGAWRAWRERRAEAPASR encoded by the coding sequence ATGGCCGCGCACCGCGCCCGCACGCACGCCGAGCCGGTCCCGCCGCGGGAGCCGTGGACCGCGCAGCCGGCCTCGACGCGCAGCCTCCCCCGGACGGTGGGCCGCGTCGCGCTCGGCGCGTTCCTCGCCTTCGCGGGCGTCAGCCACCTGACGACCGCCCGCGAGGAGTTCCAGGCGCAGGTGCCGACGTGGGTGCCGCTCGACCCGGACACCGTCGTCGTCGCCTCGGGGGTCGTCGAGGTCGTGCTCGGTGCGGCGCTGATCGCGGTCGGCGGGCGTCACCGCGCGGTAGTCGGGTGGGTCGTCGCCGCGTTCTTCGTCGCGATCTTCCCGGGGAACATCTCCCAGCTCGTGACCCGCACCGACGCGTTCGGGCTCGACTCCGACACGGCGCGGGCGGTGCGGCTGCTCTTCCAGCCGCTCCTCGTGGTCTGGGCGCTGTGGTCCACGGGCGCGTGGCGTGCCTGGCGCGAGCGTCGCGCCGAGGCCCCGGCGTCCCGCTGA
- a CDS encoding MarR family winged helix-turn-helix transcriptional regulator, whose protein sequence is MSATTGGGRAVSDDATTHGARARRPRAEGVAPDGPSADGPAPGTDGDEPGALEAMICFDIYSASRNLTSVYRPLLDDLGLTYPQYLVMRVLWCQGERTVRELVDEIQLDYGTLSPLLKRLEAAGLVDRRRRADDERSVLVSLTVKGAELQERSTPVPDAIGAALGLTPEESADLRRLLHKVSANTLRAAR, encoded by the coding sequence GTGAGCGCGACCACGGGGGGTGGGCGAGCGGTGAGCGACGACGCCACGACGCACGGCGCACGCGCGCGCCGACCACGGGCCGAGGGCGTGGCCCCGGACGGGCCTTCCGCCGACGGACCGGCACCCGGGACCGACGGCGACGAGCCCGGCGCGCTCGAGGCGATGATCTGCTTCGACATCTACTCCGCGTCACGCAACCTCACCTCGGTGTACCGGCCGCTGCTCGACGACCTCGGCCTGACCTACCCGCAGTACCTCGTCATGCGCGTGCTCTGGTGCCAGGGCGAGCGCACGGTCCGCGAGCTCGTCGACGAGATCCAGCTCGACTACGGGACCCTGTCGCCGCTGCTCAAGCGGCTCGAGGCGGCCGGCCTGGTCGACCGTCGCCGCCGCGCCGACGACGAGCGCTCGGTGCTCGTCTCGCTCACCGTGAAGGGCGCCGAGCTGCAGGAGCGCAGCACCCCGGTGCCCGACGCGATCGGCGCCGCCCTCGGCCTCACGCCCGAGGAGTCGGCGGACCTGCGCCGGCTGCTGCACAAGGTCAGCGCGAACACGCTGCGCGCCGCACGCTGA
- a CDS encoding thioredoxin domain-containing protein gives MANRLATSTSPYLQQHRDNPVDWYEWGEDAFAEARRRDVPLLISVGYAACHWCHVMAHESFEDQATALLMNRGFVSVKVDREERPDVDAVYMSATQAMTGQGGWPMTVFATPDGEPFFCGTYYPPRPVGGMPSFPQLLQAIGQAWTDQRHDVEHNATALRQALGSATPAGAGVPAPLAHEALEARTAAALDALTTQYDARSGGFGGAPKFPPSMVLEWLLRRNARTGDARALAMAEGTLEAMARGGMADQLGGGFARYSVDATWTVPHFEKMLDDNAELLRVYAHWWRATGSELARRVVEGSAGWLLREMRTPEGGFAASLDADTQGVEGLTYAWTPQDLVDVLGPEDGAWAADLFGVTPAGTFEHGTSVLELRADPGPDERARFDDVRTRLLAARDRRPQPGRDDKVVAAWNGLAIAGLADAGALLDRPEWVDAATAAAELLWSLHVREGESGPRLTRTSRDGVAGRSPGVLADYADVAEGYLALFSATGDPVWFERAGALLGTVLAHFRDDAGSFWDTADDETDAVLARLQRPQEIADGPSPSGPSATAGALLTYAMLSGSAEHREAAEHALDRPLAVSGRFPRATGWPLALAEAVLDGPREVAVVGQPDDPATHALVAAARAGLAPGAVVAVGTGAPPAPRTGGDAEAAARTAAGGGEDEHPVPLLRDRPLREGRPTAYVCRGFVCDLPVTEPEALRRSLGARTG, from the coding sequence GTGGCCAACCGACTCGCAACGAGCACGAGCCCCTACCTCCAGCAGCACCGGGACAACCCCGTCGACTGGTACGAGTGGGGCGAGGACGCGTTCGCCGAGGCCCGCCGCCGCGACGTGCCCCTGCTGATCTCGGTCGGGTACGCCGCGTGCCACTGGTGCCACGTCATGGCGCACGAGTCGTTCGAGGACCAGGCGACGGCCCTGCTGATGAACCGCGGGTTCGTGTCCGTCAAGGTCGACCGTGAGGAGCGCCCGGACGTCGACGCGGTCTACATGTCCGCGACGCAGGCGATGACCGGCCAGGGCGGCTGGCCCATGACCGTCTTCGCGACGCCCGACGGCGAGCCGTTCTTCTGCGGCACGTACTACCCGCCGCGCCCGGTCGGCGGGATGCCGTCGTTCCCGCAGCTCCTCCAGGCGATCGGGCAGGCGTGGACGGACCAGCGCCACGACGTCGAGCACAACGCGACCGCGCTGCGCCAGGCGCTCGGGTCGGCCACCCCGGCAGGTGCCGGCGTCCCCGCGCCGCTCGCGCACGAGGCGCTCGAGGCGCGCACCGCGGCCGCGCTCGACGCCCTCACGACCCAGTACGACGCACGCTCCGGCGGCTTCGGCGGCGCGCCCAAGTTCCCGCCGTCCATGGTGCTCGAGTGGCTGCTGCGCCGGAACGCCCGGACCGGCGACGCACGCGCGCTCGCGATGGCCGAGGGCACGCTCGAGGCGATGGCGCGCGGCGGCATGGCCGACCAGCTCGGCGGCGGGTTCGCGCGGTACTCGGTCGACGCGACCTGGACGGTGCCGCACTTCGAGAAGATGCTCGACGACAACGCCGAGCTGCTGCGCGTCTACGCGCACTGGTGGCGGGCGACCGGCTCGGAGCTGGCCCGCCGCGTCGTCGAGGGCAGCGCCGGCTGGCTGCTGCGCGAGATGCGCACGCCCGAGGGCGGGTTCGCCGCGTCGCTCGACGCGGACACCCAGGGGGTCGAGGGCCTGACGTACGCCTGGACGCCCCAGGACCTCGTGGACGTGCTCGGCCCCGAGGACGGGGCGTGGGCCGCGGACCTGTTCGGCGTCACACCGGCCGGCACGTTCGAGCACGGCACGTCGGTGCTCGAGCTGCGCGCGGACCCCGGGCCGGACGAGCGCGCGCGGTTCGACGACGTGCGGACCCGCCTGCTGGCGGCGCGCGACCGGCGCCCGCAGCCCGGCCGGGACGACAAGGTCGTCGCCGCGTGGAACGGGCTCGCGATCGCGGGGCTCGCGGACGCCGGCGCGCTCCTGGACCGTCCCGAGTGGGTGGACGCCGCGACGGCGGCCGCCGAGCTGCTGTGGTCGCTCCACGTCCGCGAGGGCGAGAGCGGACCACGCTTGACCCGCACGTCGCGCGACGGCGTCGCCGGGCGCTCCCCCGGCGTGCTCGCCGACTACGCCGACGTCGCCGAGGGCTACCTCGCGCTCTTCTCGGCGACCGGCGACCCCGTGTGGTTCGAGCGTGCGGGCGCCCTGCTCGGGACGGTGCTCGCGCACTTCCGGGACGACGCGGGGAGCTTCTGGGACACCGCGGACGACGAGACCGACGCCGTGCTGGCCCGCCTGCAGCGCCCGCAGGAGATCGCCGACGGCCCGTCCCCGTCCGGGCCGTCCGCCACCGCGGGCGCTCTGCTCACCTACGCGATGCTCAGCGGGTCGGCCGAGCACCGCGAGGCCGCCGAGCACGCGCTCGACCGACCGCTCGCCGTCTCGGGGCGGTTCCCGCGCGCGACGGGCTGGCCGCTCGCCCTCGCGGAGGCGGTGCTCGACGGACCGCGCGAGGTCGCCGTCGTCGGGCAGCCCGACGACCCCGCGACGCACGCGCTCGTCGCGGCCGCGCGCGCAGGGCTGGCGCCCGGCGCGGTCGTGGCCGTGGGCACCGGCGCTCCCCCAGCACCGCGGACCGGCGGCGACGCCGAGGCCGCCGCGCGGACGGCGGCGGGCGGCGGCGAGGACGAGCACCCCGTCCCGCTGCTCCGCGACCGTCCGCTGCGGGAGGGCCGGCCCACCGCCTACGTGTGCCGCGGCTTCGTGTGCGACCTCCCGGTCACCGAGCCCGAGGCGCTGCGCCGCTCGCTCGGGGCGCGGACCGGCTGA
- the ftsE gene encoding cell division ATP-binding protein FtsE: protein MIRFENVTKVYARGARPALDAVDLEVERGEFVFLVGASGSGKSTFLRLVLREERPSAGKVFVAGKDLTTLSSWKVPHLRRQIGAVFQDFRLLPNKTVFENVAFALQVIGKPRHHILTTVPDTLEMVGLAGKEKRRPHELSGGEQQRVAIARAFVNRPSILLADEPTGNLDPTTSLGIMRLLDRINRTGTTVVMATHDDEIVDQMRKRVIELSSGELVRDQSRGVYGSAR from the coding sequence GTGATCCGATTCGAGAACGTCACCAAGGTCTACGCGCGCGGCGCGAGGCCTGCCCTCGACGCGGTCGACCTCGAGGTCGAGCGCGGGGAATTCGTCTTCCTCGTCGGGGCCTCCGGGTCGGGCAAGTCGACCTTCCTGCGGCTCGTGCTGCGCGAGGAGCGCCCGTCCGCGGGCAAGGTCTTCGTCGCCGGCAAGGACCTCACGACGCTCTCGTCGTGGAAGGTCCCGCACCTGCGCCGCCAGATCGGCGCGGTGTTCCAGGACTTCCGCCTGCTGCCCAACAAGACGGTCTTCGAGAACGTCGCGTTCGCGCTCCAGGTGATCGGCAAGCCGCGCCACCACATCCTCACGACCGTCCCTGACACGCTCGAGATGGTCGGGCTCGCGGGCAAGGAGAAGCGCCGCCCGCACGAGCTCTCGGGCGGTGAGCAGCAGCGCGTCGCGATCGCCCGCGCGTTCGTCAACCGGCCGTCGATCCTGCTGGCCGACGAGCCGACGGGGAACCTCGACCCGACCACGTCGCTCGGGATCATGCGACTGCTCGACCGGATCAACCGGACCGGCACCACCGTGGTCATGGCGACGCACGACGACGAGATCGTCGACCAGATGCGCAAGCGCGTGATCGAGCTGTCCTCCGGCGAGCTGGTCCGTGACCAGTCGCGCGGTGTGTACGGCTCGGCGCGCTGA
- the smpB gene encoding SsrA-binding protein SmpB, which translates to MAKDTGRKLVASNKKARHDYLIEDVFEAGLVLSGTEVKALRAGRASLIDGWCEITDGEAWLEGVHIPEYTQGTWTNHAPRRKRKLLLHRAEIDRLSSKTREKGQTIVPLALYFLDGRAKVEIALARGKKEYDKRQALRERQDNLEAQRAVREKRDR; encoded by the coding sequence ATGGCGAAGGACACGGGGCGCAAGCTCGTCGCGTCCAACAAGAAGGCGCGCCACGACTACCTGATCGAGGACGTCTTCGAGGCGGGGCTCGTGCTCAGCGGGACCGAGGTCAAGGCGCTGCGCGCCGGCCGTGCGTCGCTGATCGACGGCTGGTGCGAGATCACGGACGGCGAGGCGTGGCTCGAGGGCGTGCACATCCCCGAGTACACGCAGGGCACGTGGACCAACCACGCGCCGCGGCGCAAGCGCAAGCTCCTGCTGCACCGCGCCGAGATCGACCGGCTCTCGTCGAAGACGCGCGAGAAGGGCCAGACGATCGTCCCGCTCGCGCTGTACTTCCTCGACGGGCGCGCGAAGGTCGAGATCGCGCTCGCCCGAGGCAAGAAGGAGTACGACAAGCGCCAGGCGCTGCGCGAGCGCCAGGACAACCTCGAGGCGCAGCGCGCGGTGCGCGAGAAGCGCGACCGCTAG